The following coding sequences are from one Hyphomicrobiales bacterium window:
- a CDS encoding acyl-CoA dehydrogenase has protein sequence MLDGTTAGHGPSLAPFDWADPFHLSEQLQEDERLIVESARAYATDKLLPRVEHAYLSEEVAPEIFAEMGAMGLLGVTIPEQYGGLGAGYVSYGLVAREVERVDSGYRSMMSVQSSLVMYPINAYGSDAQKEKYLPKLATGELIGCFGLTEPDAGSDPSGMKTTAKKIDGGYSLSGAKMWISNSPIADVFVVWAKSDAHDGKIRGFVLEKGMKGLSAPTTKGKLSLRASVTGEIVMDEVEVSEDALLPGVEGLKGPFGCLNRARYGIAWGVMGAAEDCWHRARTYGLERVQFGKPIAQTQLFQKKLVDMQTEISLGLQGALRAGRMLDEGIAAPEIISMMKRNNCGKALDIARHARDMHGGNGIMAEYHVMRHAQNLETVNTYEGTHDIHALILGRAQTGLQAFF, from the coding sequence ATGCTTGACGGAACCACTGCTGGCCATGGCCCATCGCTCGCCCCGTTTGATTGGGCCGATCCCTTCCATCTGTCCGAACAGCTGCAAGAAGACGAGCGGCTGATCGTCGAAAGCGCGCGCGCTTACGCAACAGACAAACTTCTGCCGCGCGTGGAGCACGCCTATCTCAGCGAGGAGGTGGCGCCGGAAATCTTCGCTGAGATGGGCGCAATGGGTCTGCTCGGAGTCACGATCCCCGAACAATATGGCGGCCTTGGCGCGGGCTATGTGAGCTATGGTTTGGTGGCCCGCGAAGTTGAGCGCGTCGACTCTGGCTACCGCTCCATGATGAGCGTGCAATCCTCGCTGGTGATGTACCCGATCAATGCCTACGGCTCGGACGCGCAGAAAGAAAAGTACCTGCCCAAACTGGCCACTGGCGAACTGATCGGCTGCTTCGGCCTCACCGAACCAGACGCCGGCTCCGACCCATCAGGCATGAAGACGACGGCCAAGAAAATCGATGGCGGCTACAGCCTGTCGGGCGCAAAAATGTGGATATCCAACAGCCCCATCGCCGATGTGTTTGTGGTCTGGGCGAAATCAGATGCCCATGACGGCAAGATCCGCGGGTTTGTTCTTGAGAAGGGGATGAAGGGTCTGTCTGCGCCGACCACCAAGGGCAAACTCTCTCTGCGGGCCTCTGTTACCGGCGAAATTGTTATGGACGAAGTCGAAGTCAGCGAGGACGCGCTGTTGCCTGGCGTAGAAGGCTTGAAAGGCCCGTTCGGCTGTCTCAACCGGGCACGGTATGGCATCGCCTGGGGTGTTATGGGTGCCGCAGAAGACTGCTGGCACCGCGCCCGAACGTATGGGCTGGAGCGTGTGCAGTTCGGTAAGCCCATCGCCCAGACACAATTGTTCCAGAAGAAGCTGGTCGACATGCAAACCGAGATTTCACTTGGTCTGCAAGGCGCGTTGCGCGCCGGACGAATGCTCGATGAGGGCATCGCAGCGCCGGAAATTATCTCCATGATGAAGCGGAACAATTGCGGCAAGGCGCTCGATATCGCCCGCCACGCTCGCGATATGCACGGCGGCAACGGCATCATGGCCGAGTATCATGTGATGCGGCACGCACAGAACCTGGAAACCGTGAATACCTATGAGGGCACGCACGACATCCATGCGCTGATCCTTGGGCGGGCACAGACAGGACTCCAAGCGTTCTTCTGA
- a CDS encoding hydantoinase/oxoprolinase family protein → MSIVGVDVGGTFTDIFILDEATGKAGVAKVPTTRPDQSGGFLAGVKSAGVDLSAMRTVVHGTTAGTNALLERKGAKIGLITTQGFRDTLEMRRRDRRATWGLRGDFEPVVPRDRRLEVPERTLADGSVETPVDIVAVESAARELLAMGCQAVALIFINAYANPDNEQAAAQALRAVWPNPHVSVSSEILPEIREFERTSTTVLNAYLQPEVAGYLGRLESGLRDGGFGGEFLLVQSNGGVMAVETACRLPVRTALSGPAAGVIAAAYIASSAGYDNIITGDVGGTSFDVSLIANGQSALAAQTSIDFGMVVRTPMIEITTIGAGGGSIAWVDKGGLLNIGPESAGSNPGPVAYGRGNDRPTVTDANIVLGRIDAEKPIGGGLERLDMEAARTAIDTYVGAPLGLETEDAAEAILKVANARMAGAIRLVSIERGHDPQTFSFMPFGGGGALHACALVEECELARALVPRFPGVTSALGCVIADMRQDFVQTINTTLAALDEVELSAMIQAHVDEGMALLDASGVQFGARDVQVELDMAYAGQTHTVAVPITVEMTGLRVIAPTSDAIKGAFENAYRAAFSRLLEGGVQRILNLRTSTIGRRPKFDLSSLAPDEANATSTPYGSRSVRMNGAWHDTALYDRLTLPVGTVIDGPAILTQPDTTILVEPGFKGRADSFGNLILERQAAS, encoded by the coding sequence ATGAGCATTGTTGGCGTTGATGTCGGCGGAACGTTCACCGACATTTTCATTCTTGATGAGGCAACCGGTAAGGCCGGCGTTGCCAAGGTCCCAACGACGCGGCCTGATCAATCCGGCGGTTTTCTTGCGGGCGTGAAAAGCGCTGGCGTTGATCTTTCTGCCATGCGGACGGTCGTGCACGGCACCACCGCTGGCACCAACGCATTGCTGGAGCGCAAGGGCGCGAAGATCGGCCTCATCACCACCCAAGGCTTCCGCGACACGCTGGAAATGCGCCGTCGTGACCGCCGCGCGACATGGGGCCTGCGTGGCGATTTCGAACCTGTAGTTCCGCGCGACCGGCGCTTAGAAGTGCCCGAGCGCACGCTGGCTGATGGCAGCGTTGAAACGCCGGTGGACATCGTGGCTGTGGAATCCGCCGCGCGCGAGCTGCTTGCTATGGGCTGCCAGGCGGTCGCGCTTATCTTCATCAACGCCTACGCCAACCCCGACAACGAACAGGCAGCCGCTCAGGCTTTGCGCGCGGTTTGGCCGAACCCTCACGTGTCGGTCTCAAGCGAAATTCTGCCTGAAATCCGCGAGTTTGAACGCACGTCCACAACGGTTCTGAATGCCTATCTCCAACCGGAAGTGGCTGGATATTTGGGGCGATTGGAATCAGGTCTGCGCGATGGAGGCTTTGGTGGCGAGTTCCTGCTGGTCCAATCCAACGGCGGGGTTATGGCGGTCGAAACGGCCTGCCGCTTGCCCGTGCGCACCGCGCTTTCTGGCCCAGCAGCGGGCGTTATCGCAGCGGCCTATATCGCCTCAAGCGCAGGTTACGACAACATCATCACCGGCGATGTCGGTGGCACGAGCTTCGACGTCTCGCTGATCGCCAATGGTCAATCAGCCCTGGCCGCGCAGACCAGCATTGATTTTGGCATGGTTGTGCGCACACCGATGATCGAAATCACCACCATCGGCGCTGGCGGTGGTTCCATCGCCTGGGTGGACAAGGGTGGATTGCTCAACATCGGACCGGAAAGCGCAGGCTCCAACCCCGGCCCCGTCGCGTATGGCCGCGGCAACGACCGACCGACGGTAACCGACGCCAACATCGTGCTTGGCCGCATCGATGCGGAGAAACCTATTGGAGGCGGTCTTGAAAGGCTGGACATGGAGGCTGCACGAACGGCCATCGACACCTATGTCGGCGCGCCCCTTGGCTTGGAAACCGAAGATGCCGCCGAAGCCATTTTGAAAGTGGCCAACGCACGCATGGCAGGCGCCATCCGCCTGGTGAGCATTGAGCGTGGTCACGACCCGCAGACCTTTTCTTTCATGCCCTTTGGTGGTGGCGGGGCGTTGCACGCCTGCGCACTGGTGGAGGAGTGCGAGCTTGCTCGTGCGCTGGTCCCTCGTTTTCCCGGCGTGACATCTGCGCTCGGCTGCGTGATCGCCGACATGCGTCAGGATTTTGTGCAGACGATCAACACAACCCTGGCGGCGCTTGATGAGGTTGAGCTTAGCGCGATGATCCAAGCCCATGTCGATGAAGGCATGGCATTGCTTGATGCCTCTGGCGTGCAGTTCGGCGCACGTGATGTGCAGGTGGAACTGGACATGGCCTATGCCGGACAGACCCATACGGTGGCGGTGCCGATCACTGTTGAAATGACAGGCTTGCGGGTGATTGCGCCCACAAGCGATGCAATAAAGGGTGCGTTTGAGAACGCCTATCGCGCAGCTTTCAGCCGCCTTTTGGAAGGCGGCGTACAACGCATTTTGAACTTGCGTACCAGCACCATCGGCAGACGACCGAAGTTCGACCTTTCCTCACTGGCACCGGATGAAGCCAACGCCACCTCGACGCCCTATGGGTCACGCAGCGTGCGGATGAATGGTGCCTGGCATGACACCGCGCTGTACGACCGCCTGACGCTGCCCGTGGGCACAGTGATCGACGGCCCGGCCATTTTGACCCAGCCCGATACGACGATCTTGGTGGAGCCTGGGTTCAAAGGTCGGGCGGACAGCTTTGGCAATCTTATCCTTGAGCGGCAGGCGGCATCATGA
- a CDS encoding FAD-dependent oxidoreductase, translating into MSVLPTPSGDADLEVETLVIGAGCAGLVAALAAHEAGQDVLVLERDAVPSGSTALSAGLIPAAGTPQQKASGITDTPELFASDIMKKACGEPDPNLVKALTEGSAEVIAWLRESHDLPFTLVDDFDYPGHTHRRMHGLPSRSGEALINALREACEASDILIATERTVQTLYADGDVITGVLATLPNCSEEHIACGRLILACNGFGGNTEMVRDLTPAIADALYFGHEGNQGDAIAWGKALGARMADLGSYQGHGNVAHPHGILVTWAVITQGGFQVNADGERFWDESQGYSEAARRVLGQPGGIAYAIFDGSIADIARQFKDFQDAEAQGAVKRVESVEALAQTLGLDADALQTSFDSAAGTDAFGRTFDSSLALAPPYCAVKVTGALFHTQGGLKVDGDARVLRIDGSPFPNLFATGGAAGGVSGSADSGYLSGNGLLSAAVLGYRAGRFKLTTGEHFHA; encoded by the coding sequence ATGAGCGTTCTGCCAACCCCTTCTGGTGACGCTGATCTTGAGGTCGAAACGCTTGTTATCGGCGCAGGCTGCGCTGGGCTGGTTGCCGCGCTGGCCGCGCATGAAGCCGGCCAAGATGTGCTGGTGCTGGAACGTGACGCCGTGCCATCTGGGTCAACGGCGCTGAGCGCCGGATTGATCCCTGCCGCTGGAACACCACAGCAAAAAGCCTCGGGGATCACTGACACGCCGGAACTGTTTGCTAGCGACATCATGAAAAAGGCCTGTGGTGAACCGGACCCAAATCTGGTGAAAGCGCTCACCGAAGGCTCTGCTGAAGTGATCGCTTGGCTCAGGGAAAGCCACGACCTTCCGTTCACGCTGGTCGATGATTTCGATTATCCCGGACACACGCACCGCCGTATGCACGGGCTTCCATCGCGATCCGGTGAAGCGCTCATCAACGCTCTGCGCGAGGCCTGTGAAGCCAGCGATATATTGATTGCCACCGAGCGCACCGTGCAGACACTCTATGCCGATGGCGACGTTATCACCGGCGTTTTGGCGACTTTGCCTAATTGCAGCGAAGAGCATATCGCCTGCGGGCGGCTGATCTTGGCCTGCAATGGGTTTGGCGGAAATACCGAAATGGTCCGCGATCTCACGCCTGCCATCGCCGATGCGCTCTATTTCGGCCACGAGGGCAACCAGGGCGATGCCATTGCGTGGGGCAAGGCGCTGGGTGCGCGGATGGCGGATCTTGGTAGCTATCAAGGCCATGGCAATGTGGCCCACCCGCACGGCATTTTGGTAACTTGGGCCGTGATCACACAGGGCGGCTTCCAGGTAAACGCCGATGGTGAGCGCTTCTGGGATGAAAGCCAGGGCTATTCGGAAGCCGCGCGCCGTGTGCTGGGACAACCTGGCGGCATTGCCTACGCCATTTTCGATGGAAGCATCGCTGATATCGCCCGCCAGTTTAAAGATTTTCAGGACGCCGAAGCGCAAGGCGCGGTGAAGCGCGTTGAGAGCGTTGAGGCGTTGGCGCAGACACTTGGCCTGGATGCCGATGCGCTTCAGACCAGCTTTGACAGCGCTGCAGGTACAGATGCCTTTGGCCGAACCTTCGACTCGTCACTCGCTCTTGCTCCACCTTACTGCGCCGTGAAAGTCACCGGCGCTCTGTTTCACACGCAAGGCGGGCTGAAGGTGGATGGCGACGCGCGCGTTCTGCGCATCGACGGTTCGCCCTTTCCAAACCTCTTTGCAACGGGCGGTGCCGCGGGCGGGGTGTCCGGCTCTGCCGACAGTGGCTATCTTTCCGGCAACGGGCTTCTGAGCGCAGCTGTGCTCGGCTACCGCGCCGGTCGTTTCAAACTCACAACAGGAGAGCATTTTCATGCTTGA
- a CDS encoding cysteine hydrolase, which produces MSDLSGFNPAKTAVLTIDLQNDFLHPEGAYGRAGQSAPTIAALPDRVKPVVDAVRAAGGHYISAQFTLVPGPNDEPLIAPHLKKLRPFLTKGDFAPGSFGHTLVDALAPADYVVEKVAYSAFYQTRLEYIMRAVGIETLIISGIVTNGGVASTVRDAHLRNVDTILLSDGCAAFRQDVHDATLISLGTVTQVMSCAEAIDLVQGATS; this is translated from the coding sequence ATGAGTGATCTTTCGGGTTTCAACCCAGCTAAAACGGCTGTCCTTACCATCGATCTGCAAAATGACTTCCTACACCCAGAGGGCGCCTATGGCAGGGCTGGCCAATCGGCACCCACCATCGCGGCTCTGCCAGACCGTGTAAAGCCGGTGGTCGATGCGGTGCGTGCGGCAGGCGGGCATTACATATCGGCGCAATTCACCCTGGTGCCTGGACCGAATGACGAGCCCCTGATCGCGCCACACCTGAAAAAGCTGCGCCCGTTCCTCACCAAAGGTGATTTCGCACCAGGCAGCTTCGGGCACACGCTGGTGGATGCGCTCGCTCCTGCCGATTATGTGGTGGAGAAGGTGGCCTACTCGGCCTTCTACCAAACGCGCCTGGAATACATCATGCGCGCCGTTGGTATTGAAACGCTGATCATTAGTGGGATTGTGACCAATGGTGGTGTGGCTTCGACTGTGCGCGATGCACATCTGCGCAACGTGGATACAATTTTGCTGTCCGACGGGTGCGCGGCTTTTAGACAAGATGTGCATGACGCGACACTCATCTCTCTTGGCACGGTCACGCAGGTCATGTCGTGTGCAGAGGCCATTGACCTGGTTCAGGGGGCAACATCGTGA
- a CDS encoding isocitrate lyase/PEP mutase family protein, which produces MTLRERLNADPILVAPGVYDALTASLAEAAGFEALYLSGAAVAYTRLGRPDIGLTSVNEMTDTMALIRDRTELPVIIDADTGFGNALNAQRTMRLYERAGASALQLEDQTYPKRCGHLADKSLISTGEMTGKIKAMADARASDETLIIARTDAIAVEGFDAALERAEHYVEAGADALFIEAPQSMEQLTGIVTRFKGRAPLMANMVEGGATPMRTAADLEAIGFSLVIFPGGIVRAIARTAEDYYASLKSNGSNTPFKERMFDFSALNERLGTDAMLTTGKRYDESEG; this is translated from the coding sequence GTGACCCTACGCGAACGGCTGAACGCAGACCCGATCCTCGTCGCACCTGGCGTCTATGACGCGCTCACAGCTTCGCTGGCCGAGGCAGCGGGTTTTGAAGCGCTTTATCTTTCTGGTGCCGCGGTCGCTTACACGCGCCTTGGTCGTCCTGACATTGGCCTCACATCGGTCAATGAGATGACGGACACGATGGCGCTGATCCGCGACCGCACTGAGCTTCCCGTGATCATTGATGCCGACACCGGCTTCGGCAATGCGCTGAATGCGCAGCGCACCATGCGGCTTTACGAGCGCGCTGGCGCTAGCGCTTTGCAACTTGAAGATCAGACCTACCCGAAGCGCTGCGGGCACTTGGCGGACAAATCACTCATCTCAACCGGTGAGATGACGGGTAAGATCAAAGCCATGGCCGACGCGCGCGCGTCGGATGAGACGCTGATCATTGCCCGCACTGACGCCATCGCTGTTGAGGGTTTTGACGCGGCGCTTGAGCGTGCTGAACACTATGTGGAGGCTGGGGCTGATGCCCTCTTTATCGAAGCGCCGCAAAGCATGGAACAACTCACCGGCATTGTGACGCGCTTTAAGGGCCGCGCTCCGCTGATGGCCAATATGGTGGAGGGCGGGGCAACCCCCATGCGCACCGCCGCTGACCTGGAAGCCATTGGGTTCTCACTGGTCATCTTTCCTGGCGGGATCGTGCGGGCGATCGCGCGCACTGCCGAGGACTATTATGCCTCCCTCAAATCCAACGGTTCCAACACGCCGTTCAAAGAACGGATGTTTGATTTCTCCGCCCTCAATGAGCGCCTTGGCACCGATGCGATGCTGACCACAGGCAAGCGCTATGACGAGAGCGAGGGATGA